One stretch of Arachis duranensis cultivar V14167 chromosome 1, aradu.V14167.gnm2.J7QH, whole genome shotgun sequence DNA includes these proteins:
- the LOC107479448 gene encoding uncharacterized protein LOC107479448: MSPYKLVYDHDVVLPFEINLNTLRVSKQNDLPVDDYWNVMFDELNELDSERILALENMIRQKESVSRNYNRRIREKCFSIGELVLKVIFPMKKKLRFLGK; the protein is encoded by the coding sequence ATGTCGCCTTATAAATTAGTTTATGACCATGATGTTGTACTCCCATTTGAAATCAATTTAAATACTTTAAGGGTATCAAAACAGAACGACTTGCCAGTCGATGATTATTGGAATGTTATGTTCGATGAGTTAAATGAATTAGACTCAGAGCGAATATTGGCACTGGAGAATATGATTCGACAAAAAGAAAGTGTTTCTCGAAATTATAATCGTCGAATAAGAGAAAAGTGCTTCAGTATAGGCGAGTTGGTTTTGAAAGTTATTTTtccaatgaaaaagaaattgagaTTTCTTGGCAAGTGA